The proteins below are encoded in one region of Candidatus Dormiibacterota bacterium:
- a CDS encoding DUF2520 domain-containing protein, with protein MQKPTIAIIGPGRAGSALGRALHQVGYTIAAIGGRNPDNVRNLADELGARACQSPATAIDLADLTIVAVPDDVILPLATDMAESLCSAAGKAAVHLSGAQDRSALRPLAQQGSLRTGVFHPLQTFRRGPEAVQNVAGTYFGIDADALLRDQLMQLARDLHGHPFDLSGIDLALYHAAAVFAANYPITLLAEAITLAVEAGLDGETARQGMTTLLAGAVNNLRDLAPADAITGPASRGDQGTIERHLEALKHDPELQRLYRLLADRTKLLNANKEAAA; from the coding sequence ATCAGGTCGGCTACACCATCGCCGCCATCGGCGGCCGCAACCCCGACAACGTCCGCAACCTGGCGGACGAGCTGGGCGCCCGGGCCTGCCAGAGCCCAGCGACCGCGATCGACCTGGCGGACCTGACGATCGTCGCCGTCCCCGATGACGTCATCCTGCCCCTGGCGACGGACATGGCCGAATCGCTCTGCTCGGCGGCAGGAAAGGCCGCCGTCCACCTCAGCGGGGCCCAGGATCGCAGCGCCCTGCGGCCCCTCGCGCAGCAGGGGAGCCTCCGAACCGGCGTCTTCCACCCGCTGCAGACATTCCGCCGCGGACCGGAGGCCGTCCAGAATGTCGCCGGCACCTACTTCGGCATCGACGCGGACGCGCTGCTGCGCGACCAGTTGATGCAGCTGGCGCGCGATCTCCACGGCCATCCATTCGATTTGAGCGGCATCGACCTCGCCCTCTACCACGCCGCGGCCGTCTTCGCCGCGAATTACCCGATCACGCTGCTGGCGGAAGCGATCACCCTCGCCGTCGAGGCAGGTCTGGACGGTGAGACAGCGCGCCAGGGCATGACGACGCTGCTCGCCGGTGCGGTCAACAACCTCCGAGACCTCGCGCCTGCCGACGCGATCACCGGACCCGCCTCGCGCGGCGACCAGGGCACCATCGAACGGCACCTGGAGGCGCTGAAGCACGATCCCGAGCTCCAGCGGCTCTATCGGCTGCTCGCCGACCGTACGAAACTGCTCAACGCCAACAAGGAGGCCGCCGCATGA
- the panB gene encoding 3-methyl-2-oxobutanoate hydroxymethyltransferase codes for MTTSVRDLRKWKTEGTKFTMLTAYDYTTARWLDQAGIPVLLVGDSLGTTMLGYPDTLSVTMDDMIRYAGAVVRGAPNALVVGDMPFMAYHASAEDAIRNAGRFLQEARVSAVKMEGGGRVIDYTKRLTAMGIPVMGHLGLTPTFVNQFGGYRVQGRSDEAAEQILDDAKALEEAGAFAVVLEAIPSPLGQRVTQALTVPTIGIGAGPHCDGQVLVIQDVLGLNPDHVAKFVRQYAKLGKAIEAAARQFDQDVRSGAFPTPEHEYSAR; via the coding sequence ATGACGACCAGCGTCCGTGACCTGCGCAAGTGGAAGACCGAAGGCACGAAGTTCACCATGCTGACGGCCTACGACTACACCACGGCGCGCTGGCTGGATCAGGCCGGCATTCCCGTCCTGCTGGTCGGCGACAGCCTGGGCACGACGATGCTGGGCTACCCCGACACCCTCAGCGTGACGATGGACGACATGATCCGCTATGCGGGCGCGGTCGTCCGCGGGGCACCGAACGCCCTGGTCGTCGGCGACATGCCCTTCATGGCCTATCACGCCTCCGCGGAGGACGCGATCCGGAACGCCGGCCGTTTTCTACAGGAAGCCCGCGTCTCGGCGGTGAAGATGGAAGGGGGAGGGCGCGTGATCGACTACACGAAACGACTGACGGCGATGGGCATCCCGGTGATGGGGCACCTCGGGCTGACGCCCACCTTCGTCAACCAGTTTGGCGGCTACCGGGTGCAGGGCCGCAGCGACGAGGCGGCGGAGCAAATCCTCGATGATGCCAAGGCCTTGGAAGAGGCCGGCGCGTTTGCGGTGGTGCTCGAGGCGATCCCCAGCCCGCTCGGCCAGCGGGTAACGCAGGCGTTGACTGTCCCAACGATTGGCATCGGCGCCGGACCTCACTGCGATGGGCAGGTGCTCGTCATTCAAGATGTCCTCGGCTTGAATCCGGACCATGTCGCGAAGTTCGTCCGCCAGTACGCCAAACTCGGTAAGGCGATCGAAGCCGCCGCCCGCCAGTTCGACCAGGATGTGCGGAGCGGCGCCTTCCCCACCCCTGAGCACGAGTACTCCGCCCGCTAA
- the panC gene encoding pantoate--beta-alanine ligase: protein MCGAAPSPPLSTSTPPAKTVVIESANAMQEQAIAWRHAGDEIGVVPTMGALHAGHENLVARARRENQRVIVTVFVNPAQFAPNEDFATYPRTFDEDRALLEGLGVDAIFHPPVDQIYPPAFKTRVDPGPLGEVLEGKSRPGHFAGVLTVVLKLFNLTQPKRAYFGQKDFQQVALVRQLVRDFGLPVRIVAVPTVRHPDGLAMSSRNAYLDASQRQLAPVVYRAITKAAQAFTGGETYPARLESLAREELASTSELAVDYAVVVDQTTLSRPERAIPGSVLAVAVKLGSIRLIDNAVLGAERL, encoded by the coding sequence ATGTGCGGAGCGGCGCCTTCCCCACCCCTGAGCACGAGTACTCCGCCCGCTAAGACCGTCGTCATCGAGTCCGCGAACGCCATGCAGGAGCAGGCGATCGCCTGGCGCCACGCCGGCGACGAGATCGGCGTCGTGCCCACTATGGGGGCGCTTCACGCCGGCCACGAGAACCTGGTCGCCCGTGCCAGGCGAGAAAACCAGCGCGTCATCGTCACCGTCTTCGTCAACCCGGCCCAGTTCGCACCCAACGAGGACTTTGCGACCTACCCCCGGACCTTCGACGAGGACCGCGCTCTGCTGGAGGGGCTAGGGGTGGATGCCATCTTCCATCCGCCGGTCGACCAGATCTACCCCCCGGCGTTCAAGACCCGGGTCGATCCCGGGCCGCTGGGCGAGGTTCTCGAAGGCAAGAGCCGGCCCGGCCATTTCGCCGGGGTGCTGACGGTCGTGCTCAAGCTCTTCAATTTGACCCAGCCAAAGCGGGCCTACTTCGGGCAGAAAGATTTCCAGCAGGTGGCCCTGGTGCGCCAGCTGGTCCGCGACTTCGGGCTTCCCGTCCGGATCGTCGCCGTGCCCACCGTCCGGCACCCCGATGGCCTGGCGATGAGCTCCCGAAACGCCTACCTCGACGCATCCCAGCGGCAGCTCGCCCCGGTTGTCTACCGGGCCATCACCAAGGCGGCACAGGCGTTCACCGGGGGTGAAACCTACCCCGCCCGTCTGGAGAGCCTTGCGCGTGAGGAGCTGGCGTCGACGTCCGAGCTGGCTGTGGATTATGCGGTAGTGGTGGATCAGACCACGCTGAGTCGTCCCGAGCGGGCCATCCCGGGCAGCGTTTTGGCGGTCGCTGTTAAACTTGGTTCAATCAGATTGATCGATAACGCGGTATTGGGAGCGGAGCGCCTCTGA
- the nadC gene encoding carboxylating nicotinate-nucleotide diphosphorylase, which translates to MARKTAAAPRPKPAAAHSQPVAPTPVVSPPPAAQPAPAQPPLAPGVPIMPFPRPTILGLGSPWRTAGRPPGMPPRPAPVPHPTPAPQPRPAAVPVVTMRFPMSAVDKLIKEALAEDIGDGDLTTESLFPGKVKARGKLIANEEGVLAGLPIFKRVFELVDKNISFEPRATDGMALAGGQLVARVSGPAVSVLRAERTALNFLQHLSGIASQTAKFANAVKGTKTRILDTRRTTPGLRFLEKYAVEVGGGVSLQKGLSDRLVVTESHLALSEGVPNIVRQLRKAHQGKRIELTVTNMQELDQALTAKVNVLHLENFPPGQVRQAIALVQGRAKVEVTGKVGLDNARAYALAGVDYISVSQLTQSVKAFDFSFRVSR; encoded by the coding sequence GTGGCCCGGAAGACGGCGGCGGCACCCCGGCCTAAGCCGGCGGCCGCGCACAGCCAGCCCGTCGCCCCCACCCCTGTCGTGAGCCCACCGCCGGCTGCCCAGCCGGCGCCGGCGCAGCCCCCGCTGGCTCCGGGCGTTCCTATCATGCCCTTCCCGCGGCCGACGATCCTGGGACTCGGGTCGCCCTGGCGGACCGCCGGCCGCCCGCCGGGAATGCCGCCGCGTCCCGCCCCGGTCCCACACCCCACTCCGGCGCCGCAGCCGCGCCCGGCCGCCGTTCCGGTCGTAACGATGCGCTTCCCGATGAGCGCGGTGGACAAGTTGATTAAAGAGGCGCTCGCCGAGGACATCGGTGACGGAGACCTGACCACTGAGTCGCTCTTCCCGGGCAAGGTCAAGGCACGCGGCAAGCTGATCGCCAACGAGGAAGGCGTCCTCGCCGGCCTGCCGATCTTCAAGCGGGTGTTCGAGCTGGTCGACAAGAACATCAGCTTCGAGCCGCGCGCAACCGACGGCATGGCCCTCGCCGGCGGGCAGCTCGTGGCTCGTGTTTCCGGCCCGGCGGTCAGCGTCCTGCGGGCCGAACGGACCGCCTTGAACTTCCTCCAGCACCTCTCCGGCATCGCCAGCCAGACCGCCAAGTTTGCGAACGCGGTGAAGGGCACCAAGACCCGAATTCTCGATACGCGCCGCACCACGCCAGGCTTGCGCTTTCTCGAAAAGTATGCGGTCGAGGTGGGCGGCGGCGTCAGCCTCCAGAAGGGGCTTTCCGACCGGCTGGTCGTCACCGAATCGCACCTGGCGCTGAGTGAGGGTGTGCCGAACATCGTGCGCCAGCTCCGCAAGGCCCACCAGGGAAAGCGCATCGAGCTCACGGTTACGAACATGCAGGAGCTCGACCAGGCCCTGACGGCGAAAGTGAATGTCCTGCACCTCGAGAACTTCCCGCCGGGACAGGTTCGCCAGGCAATCGCCCTCGTGCAGGGCCGTGCCAAGGTGGAGGTCACCGGCAAGGTCGGCCTCGACAACGCGCGAGCCTACGCCCTCGCCGGCGTCGACTACATCTCGGTGAGCCAGCTGACCCAGTCGGTCAAGGCGTTCGACTTCAGCTTCCGCGTCTCGCGGTAA
- a CDS encoding patatin-like phospholipase family protein, translated as MLHWRRDRTAFAISGGGARGAAQVGMLRALIERDITPDLIVGVSIGAWNGAWTAYRPDLEWVKQLEQVWRQVNRRTLDMVWWRAARNMVRRKPSLYEGSGLSRFVARHLQVHNFEDLAVPFHTVAIDLTMGTKAVFSHGALAPAVLASSAIPGVFPPVVIDGRQHVDGGLVDPTGLDTAIELGARRVYVLDSGYAGRLPAPLGSMNAIVDHTFQIAAQHRTRWTIQQMGRSVEIIHLRPDAGFLRHSMDFGATDFYLKEGYRFASEVLDTRPKRRRSPELAPIAAPVYH; from the coding sequence ATGCTGCACTGGCGGCGCGACCGGACGGCATTCGCGATTTCTGGGGGTGGGGCACGAGGGGCCGCCCAGGTGGGTATGCTGCGCGCCCTGATCGAGCGGGATATCACGCCGGATTTGATCGTCGGGGTCTCGATCGGCGCCTGGAATGGCGCGTGGACCGCCTACCGGCCGGACCTGGAGTGGGTGAAGCAGCTGGAGCAGGTCTGGCGCCAGGTCAACCGCCGGACGCTGGACATGGTCTGGTGGCGCGCCGCCCGGAACATGGTGCGACGGAAGCCCTCACTGTACGAGGGCAGCGGGCTCTCCCGCTTCGTCGCCCGGCACCTCCAGGTGCATAACTTCGAGGATCTCGCCGTCCCCTTCCACACTGTGGCGATCGATCTGACCATGGGGACCAAAGCCGTCTTCTCGCACGGCGCTCTCGCTCCGGCTGTCCTGGCATCCTCGGCCATCCCGGGCGTTTTTCCGCCGGTCGTCATCGACGGGCGGCAACACGTCGACGGCGGGCTGGTCGACCCCACCGGGCTGGACACGGCCATCGAGCTGGGCGCACGGCGCGTCTACGTCCTGGATTCGGGCTATGCCGGCCGGCTACCGGCCCCGCTGGGATCGATGAACGCCATCGTCGACCACACCTTCCAGATCGCCGCTCAGCATCGCACCCGCTGGACGATCCAGCAAATGGGTCGCTCGGTGGAGATCATCCACCTACGGCCGGATGCCGGGTTCTTGCGCCATTCGATGGACTTCGGTGCCACGGACTTTTACCTGAAAGAAGGCTATCGCTTCGCCTCCGAGGTGCTCGACACGCGGCCCAAACGCCGCCGGAGTCCTGAGCTGGCACCGATCGCGGCGCCCGTCTACCACTAG